Part of the Prochlorococcus marinus CUG1435 genome, ATTTTTTTCATACAAATGAAAGGTCTTAGGGTCCTGGAGCTTTCTGAAGCAATTAATGTTGATATCTCAGATTTATTAGCTGTTTGTGCGATTCTAAAAATAAAAGCCACATCTAGATTAAGCATGCTTTCATTTGAGGAATGTAAAAAGATAACTGATTACTATGAAAATAAAAATTAGATTTTTTTATATAAATTATTTAATTATTAAATCTCTTTAATCATTGATACTAAGGTTGAATGAATTTCTTCTTCAGATATTTCATTTTTAAAGTTGATAATTGCTGACTGGCCATCGTAATTGATTTTTATATAACTATTATTAATTTCTTCCATATAAGCACTCTCAAAGCTTGATATCTTTCCATAATGAATAAGATATTTGTGCACTGAATCTATGTGATCATTGTTCATGTGATCACAAACTCTTTTACTTGTCTCTTTACTAATTATTTTCATTTAAAAGTTAAATTTGTTTTAAACTAGTATATTTTTTTCATTATTCAAAGTTTTAATCATTTTTTTTATTAATTTTTTAACTTCATTTTTATCAACAGCTCTAACCAATTTATTTCTCAAATTT contains:
- a CDS encoding DUF2470 domain-containing protein, translated to MKIISKETSKRVCDHMNNDHIDSVHKYLIHYGKISSFESAYMEEINNSYIKINYDGQSAIINFKNEISEEEIHSTLVSMIKEI